A segment of the Panthera uncia isolate 11264 chromosome F1, Puncia_PCG_1.0, whole genome shotgun sequence genome:
CCCTGCAACgtggatggagagaaagaaactgggCTTCATGgccctgctttctctcctgtTCTGTAGGAGAAGGTGGCAGAGCCACGGAGGGGCGGGAATCAAGGAGCCTCCGTCCCAGCCTCCCGGGACCCTGAGCTCCCAGCTTTGCTGGGCGTCAGGGTACCTGCCCTCCTTGCCCTGGGGAGCCCAGGTTTATATCTGGGAGAAGCAGAAACGGCGGATCCAGAAATCATCCCCAACCTTTGCTTTATTCTCCACCAACCCCCGGAGGTAGAGGCTCCCGGGGTAGAGGAGCCTGGGTATAGAGATGATGTGCAGGCCTCATGCAGCCACCAGGTGGCAGCACTGAGCCATTGTTCTTGCCCTGAGTGTCCCGAGGTGGAGCCTCGAATGTACCCGTCATCTGGGCCAACCAGCTCCACTAGCCCCTGGTGATGGCCTGGACTCCCCTAAGTGACATCCGTCTCTGCTCTTTCTGGGCCAGATGAAGAGTAGAGCCCCAGACGTGCCAACATGAGGGCGCATTCTGcctgcctggggaggaggggaccaAGGGAAAGTGCTGAGGTTGGGCACTCCTGGGATGCCATGGACCAGGTTGGAACAGGCCAGGGAAGACCACAGTCCTGAGAGTAAGGGAGGGGAGGTCTTGCTGGCACTTAGATACCCTCAGTATCCCTGGCATCTAGCACAGTTTTCAGGGGCTTGGGGCTCTGTTGCACAGTCTAGGCTTTAGAGCATCTGGGGAAGGGTCCACCCTCTGCCAAACTCGGGCGCCCCGTGtatggagggaggggggcagggttcTGAGCGTGGACAGCAACTCCAGGCCTTGAGTCCAGGCCCTTCCCTTTCTCAGAGGTAGGATGTTCCCTGGCTCCCAAGGAGGGCCACCTGACTAATAAAAGACTGTGAACCTTGATGGAGAGCACACCCCTGGCTACCCACCCCACCGCCCAACCATCTGAGGGCAATAGACAACCTCAGCACAGAGGAGCaatggggggggaggtggggatggggaggaagcagggagaggggagataCGGAGGCGTTCAGAGCAAGGAGGGTTCCAGAGAAGAGGGTGTCTGTTCGCGTAGTTAGGCTGTAGGCATAGCAAACCCTGACTGTGAAAGCGAGATCCTAAAAAAAGCTCATGTCTGGAACTCCCCACCCTCCCATGACATCCTGAGTCCCCTCCCACTGGAACCTTCCTCAGGATGTCATTCGTGGAGACCCCCTCACGGTGACACATCAACCCCCCCTCACTGGGACACAGCGCCTCCCCCATCACAACGATGCTCGTGGTCACAGAGGCCCCCGCACTTTAACACCACACGCCTTTATTTGAGTGCTTCTCGCCCAGACTGCAGCTCTCTGCAGGGGCTCTCCAATCTCTGCACTTTCCAGGCCCCCTCGCATGCCCGGGGAGACTGGCCTGGGGCCCGCCAGGCCTACTTCTGGCTCCTGGGCTTCAGCCTATCGGGGAGGAGGCTAGGCAGGTACCAGGGAGCAAAGCCATCCGCTGTCACAGAAATGGGGGTCTGGGGCATCCGTGGAGCTTGATGCTGAGCCTGGTGGCCCCAACCCCCCCCAGGTCTGCAGCACCTGGTGGAGGACACGTGTCATGAGCCCTGCTGTTAGGCAGGGCTGGGCTCCACCTGCCCTCTGAAGAGGAGAGACAGGGCACAGGGACATAggccctctctttccttcccaggcctcctgccccaggggccccatgtccagctctgagCTCTGTCTCTGCGGCTCTGGGAAACTTCCCTGCCTGTCCAGAGCCTCAGAACCCCCCGGGGAGGGAAGGTGAGGCATAGGTCATAGCCCCCACATTGCTGCCAAGGAAGTGCCCTGGTCTAAGGGCACGCAGAGCCAAGGCTAGACCCCTGTCTCGGGTGCACATTGCCTGACGCTGCAGATTTGTACCCAGAGCTGACCGCCACCTtcccctctcacccccaccccctgcctgacCCCAGAGACAGAGGGTCCAGACATTTACCATTCTCATCACAGCCTCCTGTCGCTCTTCAGTGCGTGGCTGAGGCCGGAAGAGATGCCGCAgttagagtgggggagggggacagctgCAGGGCCCCGAGTTGGGGGCAGCGGGACAAGAGGGGCTCAGGGCTACACCCCTTCACCCCAGTCAATGGATCAGTCTGAGTGGCAGACTCTATTACCTCCTTTCCCTACACCGGGCCAACCTCCCACTTGGAAAATCCTTCTGACAGCCAGACCTCTCCATCTTTACCACCCTCTGTCTTGCCTTGATTTCCAGCACCCAGCCTCATCTAGCCCAGCAGGAGAGGCGGTGGCTTCTCCTCTTCTCCTGTCCTTGGGAGGACCCTCCTCATAACCTTACCTTTGACCTCCAGCCGGCAGGCCACAGATGCCTCCCCTAGCACACTGATGGCCTTGCAGGTGTAGAGCCCGGAGATCAAAGGGGCTGGGCTTCCGGATCTCCAGGGTGCAGACACCTCGCTCAGAGAGGGTGTGGTATTTGGGGTCACCCTGGATGTCCATTTTGGTTTTCATCCAGATTATCTTGGGCTAGGGGAGCATCGAGAGCAGAGGAGGGCTGGGATGGGCTTTGAAGGAGCTGCCTGCGTAGATTCAAGCCACTGccccgcccgcccccacccccaccaggacATAGCAGGGCTTCACCTTGGGCAGTGCTCGGACCCTGCAGAAGAGCTGAGTGCTGTAGCCCGGGGTGGAGGTGTGGTCAGCCAGGGGCAGGGTAAACGAAGGGGCTTCTGAGAAGTCTTGCTCGACAAACCCTTTAGGCTTGGCAACGATATCTGGGTTcgggagagaaaggggggcaaATTCGAGGTTATAGGAGTAGACCTCTTAGAACTAACCCCAtccattttcctaaaataatcaCGATAGCTTACACTTAGGTGGCTCATTTAATCTGCATCGTGTCCCCCTGCAAGCGTGAGTGtgttatccccatttgacagatgggaaactgaggccttcaTGGATGCGTGTCTTGCCTGATATCACTTGGTGAGTCTGGGGTTTAAAGGGTAGAAAATTACACGAGGACCATGGCTCTCTGATCAGAGAGCTGCTGGTCTGAAGAAGGATCTTAGCATCACAAGGGCAGGCGACAAGCCATTTCATGGCTGCCGTGGGATGAAGGAGCTCTGTGGCAGGATCCCAGGCTCCTGTGATCTTGGAAGCCAGGGGTGGCCAACGTGTGGGAACGTAGAGACCGAATGTCTCAAAGCGGCAGAGGAAAGCTGGGACCATGGCTGGGCGGGTCAGCGAGGGGACCGAGAGGGGAATGGGCAGGAAGACTGGATAGAGGAGAAGCTCTTGGCTGAGGCTGGGGACCTACAACCCAGAGATACcatatttcatttctgttggtCTTGGGAGACCTGActggctttccttttttaaacaaaaatttcttcCTAATTCTGTGTAGCTCGGGCCGGAGTGGAAAAGAGTGTGCCTTCCCAAGCCCACACAGACtctgcatgggggtggggggagctggagGTCACAGGGTGACAGGGAGAAAGGGCTTGGCATCTCACATTTGACTCAAGCAGGCCGGGTGCCTGTGTGGAGACAGTAAATACCCCCCTCTTTCTTATCCGTCTCTGTGGTGTTGTATCAGGGTTGCGAGGCTTGTGTTTTAGCAAACTCACTGGACAATACCCGCCCACGCGCACTGCCCTTCAGAGCAGTTCTCTTGGGACACTGCACATTAGCCCCAGTGACTGCTACGATGCCGGCAGCCACCAGCAACGGCAGAATAAGTGCACAGCCTCCCCAGGGGCGCGTCTCGTCTGTTCCGATGTGTTTGTTAAAATCAATCAACTGCATGCATTTCTTTACAGCCGCTCGTGGGAATGCGTGAGTGTGTGCGGAGCTgtggcaggggtgaggagagggaagcCAACGTCCCGGCTCGGGGCCCCCACCAGAAGCCCGCAGGGAGGGACGCTGACACGCCAGGAAAGGCCGAGCCCGGTAGTCAGTCCTGGCTTGGTGTCTGCTCCCAGGCCCAGACCCACCTGCCTTCCGGATCCGGGCTGGCTCCTTGGTGACGGCGGCCAAGGTGCTGAGTCCACACAGGTTCTCCGAGAAGACCCGAAAGGAGTAGGCGTTTCCCACGATGAGGTCAGAGACGGTGCAGGTGGTCGGGTGGTAGCGCTCCAGCACCGTGAACCATTGCTGCGGGAACCCCAGCCCTGTCGTCCTCCCCTCTGACCCCTGCCCTTGCCCACCTGGCTCACCCTGCGGTCCCTTCCTCCGAGGGGCTCATTCCATGCCCTTTCCCTGGGGGCTGAACCATCCAGCTTTGGGAGAAGGGGTCCCTGGGTCACTCAGATGATCTCTCTGGGGTCCTCAGAATTCTGGATTTTTACCACTCCAGGGGTGGCCTGAGGACCTGCAAACTCACAGTCACCTGGGAACTCCTTGGAAGTGCAGGATCTCAGTCCCCACCCCAGAGCCACTGAgttaaaatctgcattttagcgAGATTCCCAGGTGATTCATAGGCGTAATTACATTTCCAGAAGCACTGCTCTAGACCTTGCAGGGCCTCagagagtcacacacacacacacacacacacatactccttGCAGTCttcaggaggaaactgaggcccaaggaggaCAGGGATCTTGCTAAAAGCCACACGAGGAGTCAGGTTGGCGGCAGTTAGACTAGGACTTGGTCCCTGGACTCTTGGAGGGCTGGGCCTTCCTGGCCACCTTGgccacttcccccaccccactcggCTCCAACAGGCCTCACCCCTGTCATTTTGTCTGCCTTCTGCACCACGTAGCCCAGGAGCTCTGTGTTGCCTGGGTCCTGGGGTGGTGTCCATTCAAGGGCAACGTCGTAGCCCCAGACGTCCAGGAGCCAGACACTGCTGGGGGGCCCAGGTTTCTCTGCGGGACCAGAGTGTGAAGAGGGAGTGAGGGGGGAAGGCTGGGCTTGCCAcaaccccccccctccagccaggATCTGGCTCCTGTCACAGTCTCTGGTCTGATCCCTTCAGCTGTCAGCTCTGGGGTAGGAGGTGGGGTATCTGGACCCCCAGCAAGTCAACCCTGCCTCCCCTGACCCCGTACCAACCACCAGGATGTCGATGGCTGCCCTGGCCTCCGAATCTTCGAGATGCACAGTGAGCTCGTAGCGGCCTGAGTCGGAGCTCTGGGCCGAGGACGGAGTCCTGGTCCCCAGTGCACACGTGCACTCGCTGGCTGTCCAGGGCGTGGCCACTGTGGGTCCAAGAGGCCTGAGGCTTGGGACTCCCCCGGAAGGGAGGAGCTTTCGGGGCGGGTGCAGGAGGCTCCAGCACCCCCATACCCACTCAAGTCCAGGGATCCCTGGAGCCGTGCCCAGGGGAACCGGCTTCATCAGCCCTTCCCAGGAACGGCACCAGAAGTTGGAGACACACGTGCTGCTCACAGCCTCGTTCTCCAGGTGTCCAGCCAGCCCTGGGACCACCCGCCCTGTCCACAGGCTGGAGAGTCGCAAGAGTCCCGTGTACGACAGAGGGAGGGTGAAGCTATCGTGGTGGGTCTTAGGCCAACCTTCATGGGGATCCTGACATCCCCTGGGCTTCTCTGACACATCTCAGATGGGGGCCCTGATTTCCATCCAGGTCGTTATCCTGGGCAGGAGCCACACCTACCTGGAAGGGGATTTGCAGACTGACGGTCTCTCCCACCTGGCGGATGCAGGTCTGACGACGATGGCAGGGGACGCGGATCTTGGGGGCCTCTGCGTCAAAGTGAGAGTTTAGGCTTAGCCCAGCAATAGGGTTGCTGGTTGGAGGCTACTGTGGCGGGGGTAGGAGACAGCTGGTGAGGGTCACTGGCTGGGCAGGAGGGCTCCGAGGGGTGTTCTGGGGCTGCCTCCTTGGCGGGCAAGGCAAAGCTCACTGCTGGAGATCCATGGGCCCATATTCCCTAAGGTGCTTGGGGAATTGAGAACCAGGAGgttccaggagggcagggcctcCATGGTGTGAAACAGTAGGCATCCCGGGCACTCCCTTGGTGCCCTGACCTTGTCAGGCTGGGATTTGCCCTGCAGCCCAGGCATTCCTGGGCTCCAGATGGGTCCTGGCGGGCTCCTTGGCTCCCCCTAGTGGGGAATCAGGTGTGGCACCTGTTGGCCTTCATTCCCAGGAAAGGCGTCAATGCCATCTTCCTCCGAATCCAGCACCTTCCTTCCATTCCACACCAGCCATGGGCCTCCAGAGAAGCCCCTCTGAAATCGATTTGCTCACTTCTCTGTTTCGAGGCCACATGGGAGGATTAGGAGCTTTCCCTTCTTAAATGAGGCCGGAGCAGACATACCCCCTTCTTTCTCCGTCACCCCTCTCACTGCCTTTCAGTCTTACAATTGGGAAGTCCTTCCTGAAATCTTATTTCAGTCCCATGCCAGGACAGGGAGCCACCTTCCTGACCATCACCTAATCAGGTGCAACCGCTAAAGCCACTGGGCATTCCAAGGGAGCCTGCAGCGGCCCCTGCCGTTGTACCCCCTGGGCGGGGCAGCAGTGGTGGTGGCCGGGGCCCCTCAGCAGGAAACAGGTGGCAGCAGTTGGTGGGTGGCACACaggctggagggggaggagatGGTGGGAAGGAACACTGTGTCTCCGTGGATTAGCTGTGCAGGCACTTGGCTCTGGGAGCCTAAGGAGCAGAATGCTCCAGGGGCAGCTGCAGGGGGCCAGGAATGCTTGGCAGCTCCAGGTGGCTAAGAAGGGACAGCTGAGCAGCTGAGGATTCTGGACAaggtccccaccctgccctgcccaggaGGAGGGCCTGGCTGGTCCCTCTTTGTtcacagcctcccctccctcttctctccaggAAATCCCCTCCTCGCCTGCCAGAGGAATGTTAATGGAGTCGTGGGTGCTGAGTGTGGCTGGCTCCTTCAGTGCCGTCTGTGCCTTGGAGCAGAGGGCCCAGGACCCTGCACCCTCTGAGTCTGAGCTCCATGGGGCAGGTCCAGGACCCTCCCAGCCAGGAGGGCTTCCTGGCACCTCCAGGCTAGAGTCAACGTGTCCAGACTGTGGCTGCTAGGGCAGGGCCATGTCTCACACTCAGAGGATGGGAAGGTCCCAGAGAAGACTCCCTGATGCTTGGTGGCACGTGAACGGTCTTGTGTGGGAGTCAGGCTCTGGGATTGCCGCTATTGGGCTGGGTGACCTCGAGGGAGTCTCTGGGCTCCTTGGGACCTGCTTGGCTTAGATGGACCTGCCATGACAGTCTAGGATTCTGATCGCACTAGCCCCGTGGCCCCACATCTCTTGGGCCTTGAAGTCGAGAAGTATTTCCTTGAATCCAAACTTGACCCCTCCTGTGGCTATGAAGCTCACTCCTTTTTGGAGGGCTTGTCCAGAACTGTGGGGGAACACTGTCCCCCTGTGGGTGTGGGGGAACAAGAAGGAAGGCCACCTGCTGGCCTGTGTCTCTCTTcaccctgggccctgggctgtcCCCAGAGACCTCGGATCAGACCAAATGACTCACTGCCATTAACAGACTGAAACCTGAGCAGCTCTGGGAGGGGAGCAAGGGTAGGCTTGAGGCTAATGCACCCTGCAAATAGAAATCTTAGCAAGGGGACAGCAGCTGGCCTCCTAGGTCCCCAGTACACCGCTGCCCTCTGGGGATGGAGAAAACTTCCCAGGCCTTCTGCAGGCTCTTGTCTTCCTCCCACTTCCTCCCACTTCAGGACACGGTAGGATAAGAGGCAAGCGAAGACTTCTCTCGGTTACAAAACCTTTGGGAAGATCTGGAACCCAGGCCATAGGACAAGAacagaaaatgggcagaaaatgagCTTGCGTGGCCGCTGGAGGGGCTCAGATTGGATAGGAGGAAGAACAGGATGGCTCCTAGCATTGGGACCCTGAGGCAGGTGACTTGGGGAACTTGAGCTTTCAGTTCGGGGGGGTCAGGGAGCCCTTCCCCCCCAACGCTTGGGGGCTGGGCCACTCGGGGAAATAGGGTCTTTGACCTCCAGAGGCTTGCTGCTGAGGAACCTGGAACTTTCATAAGGCAAGCTGGTGATAGCACGTGGCTTGTGCTCGtgagggtgggatgggggggggagaggacGGTCCTGTTTCCTTGGCCTGATGGCCTCAGTTTTCCTACCCATTGGATGAGGTGTCTGGGAAGGGCTCGGGGAGCAGGAGATGAAAGGGTGGGCCTTACCGATCATCTTCTGGATGTGGACAGGCTGCTCTAGCACAGCTGGTGGGCCGGCCCCCGCAGAGCTCACTGCAGCCACACGCAGGAAGAATTGGTCTCCCAGAGCCAGGTTCTGCACGGTCGGTCGGCTGGGTCACCATCATGGGCCGGGCATTCATGGGCACCCCCTCAGAGGCTGTGGAAAATGGGGAGCAGGCAAGGCCCCTGCTTTATGGCCATGGTCATCCTTCTCAGAGGGGCTTTCCTTTTCCCTGGTGATCTGGGGAAGCTGacctccctctctgagcctcatttcttCCTTGCTCCCCTTCCCTGACTTGTCAAATGGCATCAAACACCCCTGGTGTTCGAGCCCTGGAATGGTGGCCAGAAAAGCCCAGAGAGGGTTGGACACACTTGCCACGTCATGCAGCAATGTAGGGGCAAAGGCAGAAGCCAGGCTGAACTTGGCCACCGTGGAGGTGAACGGCACAGAGGCAGCAGGAATTGGGCCATTGCCCTGGTCCCCGTTTCTCCTCACGGTCTCCTGCTCTCAACTGTCCCCTACTCCCAGCTTCTCTGGTCCCCACCTCCTGCTTGCCCTCCCCCAGCAGGGCCCTCTGTGACTCAGCATCTCCTTCCCTTCTCAGCAGAGCAGCAACCAAGGGACCCCTACCCTTCTATCTGATACTTGCTCAGAGGCTCTCTGGAGCTGGACGACAGGGGGTCTCCCGAGGTCATTTGGACAACCCCCCTGCCTCAGAGGTACATGGAGTGAGCACGAAGTGGTAGGTGAGTGGGTTGAGGGGACCACTTGCACTTCATCCTTCTGtatctagccccccccccccaccccagactggcCCAGATGCAGGGTCTGGGGGCTTGTCCCTCCTACCCCCCAGCCCACCACCCCTGGGTGTACGCAGGGCTTAGCCCAGAGCTCACCTCCCTCTCGGCAGAGCTCTAGCACATAGCCCTGGAGCCCCAGCCGCCCTAGCCTCTCTGGGGGCTCCCAGCTCACGGTCACTGAGCTGTCGCTCACATCCTCCACGGCCAGCAGCAGCGGGGCACCGGGGATGTCTGGGAGAGAAGTAGGGAGAGATGAAGAGGCCTGTGGTGGAGAGCTCTCCCCGCTCCCCTCCATTCCCTGCCATTCCCTCCCCGcttccctcctccacctgccccctctCTTGTCACCTTCATCTGGAGGTGCAGGTTTAGTGGCTGCGGGGGTGTGGGGGCCGGTGCCTGAGGGGCAGGCTCCTATGGTGCGGGAGCCTGCTCTTCCCCAGCAGGCTCCGATGCTGCCATTTCTCCAgaaggctctgcgctgggtgccTTGGCAGACTCAGAGGCGGTTTCCTCCGGACCACAGGCGGGGGCCTCCGAGGTGGCTTTTTCTGTCATTGCTGCGCCGGCTGAGGGGTCAGGCTGGAGTGTGCAGGGGTCAGCAGGGGTAGGTCTAGACCTCCAGGATGCCTGGGACACCTAGGCCCAGGCTTATATAGTCAGGGGCTGCCCCACCCCCGGCCAATGATGATTCCCAGCTGTGGGGTCAGGTCAGGTGGGAGgactggtggggtggggagacgcCTAGGCCAGGAATAGCTCTGGGGGAGGAACTGCAGGGTCCCTTGAGGCGCGCACTACCTCGTCCATCGCTCTGATCGGACCTCGGCGGCCAGGGTGCTGGTGCCCGGGTGGCAGGAGGGCACAGATGGGTGAGATGGGACGTTGCCTCTGGAGGTTGTGCCAGGGGTCAGGGCAGTGGGAACAAGAGCTCCCATCTGGAGAAGGAACCCAGATCGGGCATTGTGTTTGGCCTCTGTGGAGCCACTTGTACCCAGGGCTTCTCAACCTGGGTGCTGGGACCCAGACAGCCTGAAACAGCACTCCCTGGGGAGCCCTGCCAGCTTTGCCCTGGTATTCCACACTCCCCTTGGCCTCACGTTGCCTGGGCCTTCTCACTTGTGCTGTGTGAGGCTGAGGGTTCTAGAGAGGGAAGGAACTGagatgcccaaggtggggctagTTGGAGGAAAGTCTTCCAGAAATGGGACCCTGGGAAGGGGGTCGAAGGCTTCTGGCCACTGCTTCTGCTGGAGAGGCTGGAGAGGACACCGTCTCCGCGATCTCTgctcggggcctcagtttccccatgtagTACAGAGAGCCCTGTGACAGTCCCCTAGCCCTTGGGAACGAGACAAAGTCACGAGGCAGAGCTGGAAGAGACCCTGGAGGAGGACAGCACTCTGAAACTTCTAGACTCTTGGCAGCAGGGCATGGGCACGGGCATTTGCAGTGGGGGCGATGAGGCAGCTGCAACCAAATGTCTAGTCATTGATTCGTCCATCCAATAAAACATTAAGATTGGTAATCATTTAATAAGCCTGAAAATACCACGTgcctgggagaagggaagcaaCAGGAACCGTCATGGCTCGTGGGAGCGGAGATCGAAGAAATCCCTTCGGAAAAAGCGAGACAGTATCTAGTAAAAGTAGACAATGGGCTTATCTGTGACCTGTAGTGACACCCCTGTAGTGACACCTTCACGCACGTACCCCCAGAGACACGCACGAAAACATTCACAGCAATCTTATTTGTAATAGCCCGCGCCTGGTGAAAACGGCTGTCCCTCAATAGCGGAATGCATCGCTATGACATCATCACACAGCATCACGGGGCTCAGGGGTGCGCCTGTAATCAATCCAAAATACGGAAGGAAATGAACAAACTTCAGCTGCGTGGACGATCTCACAGACATAATGGGGAACGAAAGGAGGAAGGCTCGCGGAACGGGGAGATCCCGCCCGCGTTCAGTTCAAAGGCAGGAAACGCCAGGCTCTCTTTCTCGAGGGGCTTCCGTAGGTGGTGAGGCCGCAGAGGAAAACAGGGGCAGTCAGAACAGGGGCTGCCTCGAGGCAGAGGGCCGGGGAGGTATGTGATGGTGGAGTTTCAGGAGCACTACTGAGGTCTTACTTCCTGTCCTGGGTGGTGGGTACGCAGGTTTTCACTAGTTACTAATTCTTTacattaaacaaatacattttatgcaccctttaaaaatattttgtttaatgtttatttatttttgagagagagagagagaggcagagcgtgagcgggggaggggcagagagagagggaggcacagaatccgaagcgggctccaggctccgagctgccagcacagagcccgacgcggggcttgaactcagagactgtgagatcatgacctgagccgaagtcagacgcttaaccgaccgagccacccaggcgccccttatgcaCTCTTTAGCATGTACGATATatcccataatttaaaaatgaatacacgtgTCATTTATTTAGGGCCCTCAGCCATATGCGTGCTCTCCCCCTAGCCGGGGCTGGCCACACAGGAGTGGGGCCGCCTTTCACggctggctgtcttctttggggaGTGGCAGCGGAGGGTCTGGAGAGCCTCGGGGTCCAGCCCTGCCCGGGTGCCTGTGTCCTCTACCAGGTGACTCAGTGTCCTGCCAGGCAGGGGGCGGGCCCTGGAGACCCGATCCCCATCCCTGGCCTCTGACCCTGCAGCTATAAGTGAATGTGACTAACTCTGCAGGCCCCTGAGTCAGCCCTTCGGAGCCTGTCCCGGACTGGGGGAATGGTGGCTctaggaaggaggaggggggttGGCTGCCCTGGAGGGTTTTCAAAGACCCTTGTGTGAGGGGGTGGGCGAGGGGCAGGGATTGAGGGTGCCTGGCCCCCCTCTCCAGCGATGAAATGCCAGgtaaccccctccccccattaaCTCCGGCcaagttctcattttctttgcctttagcAGGGCTGTGACCTTGGGATCAGTTGCATTGGCCCAGCTCCAGCTCGTTCAGATTTGAAGGTGGCCAGTAGGTACTTCCTTCCCTATACCTCTAACCCGTGTCACAAACCACTAGGCCAAGTCACAAATAATTCCCTCCAAACAGGAGGGAATCCACACATAATTCTCTTTGACTTTGGAGTGTACATCTGGACTCTTGGGTAGAAGGCATGCCTGGGGCCCTGGGAGTGCTGATGAGGGCATTTCTACCTCATAAAGCCTGGAAGACTGGCTTGTCTTCTGAGGCCATCACATCTCATCTATATTCCTATCCCATCTGCCTGCCACCTGCTGTCCCTGGTCAGCCTGAGCAGAGGAACCTTGGTCTCTGCTTGGGTTGAGGGCCGAGTGTGTCCTAAGAGGGGAAGACAATATTTGAACGGCCATCAGCCCTCTTGGGTTAAGTCCACAGCAGATAGATCTGCAGAGGCTGGCCTTCTTTGGGGAGCCTCTGAAGCCCAGTGGAGGCCAGGGTAGCCTCACCTCCTACAAGCTCAGGGCCCCCAAGCCTGAAAGAAACGAATCCAGCCAGAAGAGATaggggaggggagcccagggagggTCCCACCGGGCCACAAAGAGAGACTGAAGCTGTACCAACACACCATTAAACTCTGGTGATTTATTGAGCAGCCGCTGTGCAATTAGGAAAGGGAAGTAGGAGGGGAGACATAACATTCCTGGGTGCAGGTTTCAAGTTGGGCTTCGCTGAGGGTGTAATTACTGTGGCCGCTCCTTTGAGAGTGACGTTTGGCTCCTCAGTGGTAGAGTTGGCCAAAATGGGGTCCTTTGGCAAGGAGGCTTGGGGGTAAGGGAGTTGAAGAAGTCCCCGTGTGTGGGGCTGGGGTCATTGAGCATTTTCATAAAGCAGCAGGTGTGTGCTGTCCCCGTGGCTTACACTGTGCTGGCCCCCATGCCTTACCTGCCTGTGGCCCT
Coding sequences within it:
- the MYBPH gene encoding LOW QUALITY PROTEIN: myosin-binding protein H (The sequence of the model RefSeq protein was modified relative to this genomic sequence to represent the inferred CDS: inserted 2 bases in 1 codon; deleted 4 bases in 3 codons; substituted 1 base at 1 genomic stop codon), with amino-acid sequence MTEKATSEAPACGPEETASESAKAPSAEPSGEMAASEPAGEEQAPAPXEPAPQAPAPTPAATKPAPPDEDIPGAPLLLAVEDVSDSSVTVSWEPPERLGRLGLQGYVLELCREGASEGVPMNARPMMVTQPPTVQNLALGDQFFLRVAAVSSAGAGPPAVLEQPVHIQKMIEAPKIRVPCHRRQTCIRQVGETVSLQIPFQVAPPFRGSPKPQASWTHSGHALDSQRVHVCTGDQDSVXSAQSSDSGRYELTVHLEDSEARAAIDILVVEKPGPPSSVWLLDVWGYDVALEWTPPQDPGNTELLGYVVQKADKMTGQWFTVLERYHPTTCTVSDLIVGNAYSFRVFSENLCGLSTLAAVTKEPARIRKADIVAKPKGFVEQDFSEAPSFTLPLADHTSTPGYSTQLFCRVRALPKPKIIWMKTKMDIQGDPKYHTLSERGVCTLEIRKPSPFDSGLYTCKAISVLGEASVACRLEVKGKVMRRVLPRTGEEEKPPPLLLG